From the Argentina anserina chromosome 3, drPotAnse1.1, whole genome shotgun sequence genome, the window gtaattctcctaccACAAGGTATTCGATCACGATTTTAAATTATCCTTTCTTTATTCAGAAGTTTGTCAACTTTTAAATTAAGATTTCAATTCCCGGCCAATTGATCGATCAAATTTATAAGTTtttcatgtgttttttttttggacatgCAAAAGATAGTTAGTTTCATTAACTAGGCCAGAAGACACATATATTATAAGTTGTCTTGAACCTAAGTGAATATTGGTGGTAACACTACCACCCTCAACAAGCATCCAAACATATAACAGGTAATTTTCATTATAAGATAAACACAAATAAATCTAAACTACTGAGGACAAATAGAGCATTCCATTAAACCCCtgtataaaatattattatcaCTTAAAGACGTCAATTGGTGCATGTGCAACAAATACTATCTAGAGTAAAACAACTAAGATTCATCCGCGTATAGCTTAGATAAAAGACAAAGGAATCTAGCAACCCGTTACCCTTGTTGAGGctaatcaaattttttttgaggGCCTGATAAAGACCAAATTCCCAAACTAAACCCACTTGAGTTTGAGCCTAGATTCATGCTTATGAACACGAGCCCACACTCAAACCCTAGAAGATTTATGCCTCTGCCAAACAGCGGTCACCTTCCTATCCAGTAGCGAAATTCGACTAGCCGCCGCTACCTGCTTTGGCGAAACACCTGCATCACGTGACCAAACCTCCCATGGCAGCGCTGACATCAATTTTGATGCCATTGTCACCATCTCCAACAAACCCGCAACTGCTAAAACCTTATTTGATGAGAGTTTCCGGCCTTCCTCCTTTCCTAAGTTAAACCTGGTTCTTTGATCCACTTGGAATCCTTGTAGCAATTCCGGATCCATGTGGCTTCGCTGGAGAAGCCATCACCTATCCTAGCTCAAGTCACCACAAATTCGCTATGTCTTGACCAGAAGAGCTGGAAGCTCATCACTCGTGATGCGAAACCTTGTTTCACCTCTCGAAAACACACCTAAATACCCAGAGCATTTAAGCAATAATTGTTATTTTATGTGTTTAATTACTTCTAGGTCTTGATTGAAGTATGAAGCTATGAACCAATCCTAAGTATTTCAGGCACTTGGTATGAATACCAAACTtatctattacaaatatggTTTGAAAAGTACGTTGACTccatctgttttttttttcctctcttCAAGAGTGCTACTGAATCTAATATTATACTACATGACTTTTTCCTCAAAACTGAGTTGGTTTGCAGCACTCCCTAGCCCTACCCTTGTTCTCTGCTTGCTCTTGGTTAGATGCATTTGGTGGAATTTTGGCGAGCTGATTGGGTATGTAGGGGATCTTGGTGTTGAACTGTTGATGGTTGAGTGGTGGAAACCACAAGGCCTTCTTGGCTAGTCCTGGTCTCCGACCACAACAACGGCAGGATAGGCGGCGGTATGGCCGACGACTGCTCTCTCCACAATTCCCTTTGATGGGGCTTTGGGCCTCTTCTAGGTGTACATTACTTTAGGCCTATGTTCTTTTGTTTGGCTAGACTcggaaaaaaacaaatatgcaCGACTCCAATGGAACGATTATGTTAAGTTTTGTCTCCTCTGCCCTTACATTAAAAATGTAATTGATCAAGAGACTTCACTTTAAGGTTTGCATCGTAGAGACGACTTAGGTTTTTTAAGGTTGTTTCgcatatttcaattttttctggTCCATGAAGTCGTTATATGTACATGTAACCTACCTTACATTTGATCAATAAATCTATAAATACGAAAAGTATAAACATTCCAAATTAAAGAAACTATAAATACAACTGGGCTGTCTGGGCATCAGTTTGACTAAACTTTCACAGACCAGATTCCCCGCACTCTCTAAGATAGCAGTTTGAAGCTTTTGAAATGAGCCTTTGTTTGGTGCTTCTGATGATCCTTACATTCTCAGCAACATCTTCAGCAACCGATCATATCTACAATGTCGGAGATAATGTTTCCTTGTTCGTCAACAAAATTGGTCCTTTGAACAACCCCAGGTACCTTCATCAGATTCCATTCCATTCCATTTGATTTACTTTATTGCTTCTCTGTGACCCTTTCTATTCAATAAGAAAGCGCTGCCTCTCATGGGTCTTTCTCGATATTGTATCTGAAGTAACCAgattcatttttcttcatatattgACAAGCTGAGATTATAAAAATGAATGCGAAGCCCATTTCAAATTGAGTTAAAGAACTGAGTTTTAAACCGTGTTTCGTGTATATTTGGAAATTGTGATGGGTCATTTAGAATTTGATCATCTGTTTGATAAGTAAAGTGGTTTCATTGAGACTAATGGGAATAACAGCTATATAAAGAGGGTTTTGTAAACCTAAAAGGTTTGGGAAAGACAGTAGATACATTGTTAGTGAAAAGCTGTTCGTGAATGTGTGATGAAATTGTAGGTCTACGAGCTGTATTTTAATTCCCACTCTTTAGTAAGAAGATTATGCACGCACATGATTTCTTATTGATTTGCATGAAGATTGACTCTTTGAATCAGATTTTATCATTTCAAGAAGACTGCTTTAAAAGGATTTGCTTACTTAATGTAAGGTTTGGAAAAAAAGGTAACACAAGGTTAGTAAGAAGAACGAAACTGTAATTCTATCCTTATCTCAGTTCTCACTTGTTGTAAGACAATAATAAATCTTGTTATCTTATTGAACAGTATAGAAATTGACCCTTTAAATCAGATTTCAAGAGGGTTTCTAAACTGTAACCGTGTTATGACTTCAGAATTGTGTAGAGTTTGGTTTTAGATCCAGATACCAGTGTGTGGCTGTATGCGGCATGCTAAGAGCTAAAGATGAATAAAATTGAATATAGTAATTTCATTTTCCTTGGTAAacttttcatatttaatattGTTTCCACTTGTTATTATCTTGCAGTGAGACCTATCAGTACTATGATTTGCCTTTCTGCCACCCAGGTTAGCAGAAACCATAGTGACATTTCTTTTGTGCAGTAGTAATGGAAGATCCAATTGTATTAAAACCATCGACTGCTGTATGGATACATAAGATGCCAGTTCAAAACAATGAGTAATATTACTTGTATTAAAATCATCGACTTGTATTATCTCAATGTTGGAAGCTGATCTTAACATAAGCTTAGTGCTAAAAAGTTCAACAACAAATAATCAAGTTCTATGTATTTcaactttgtttttgttttttcagaAGCTATTGCACATTAGCTTCGTGATCATGAATGTTTGATTTGTTTATACTTCTAGAATGatattattttcaaatatCTGTAAGAATATGTAATGATGGCCATGATGGATTCATGACTTGCAGATCCAGtaattcaaaagaaagaaTCCATCGGGGAAATTTTGTGTGGTGACCGTTTGTCCAACAGCTTATATCAATTGAATTTCCGGCTGAACAAAAATGAGGAGAGACTCTGCCAGAAGAAGTTTAGAGTTTCTGAAGTACGGAAGTTCAGGGATGCTATACTTCGTGATTTTTACTTCCAGATGTATTATGATGATCTTCCACTGTGGGGATTCATTGGAAAGGTTGAAGTTGAGAGTATGAGTCTCAGTGAGAAGGGAACTAAGTATTATCTATTCACTCACTTGCAGTTTGATGCTCTCTACAATGGAAACCAAGTAATAGAAATACGTGCTTTTAGTGATCCAAAGCATGTTTTTGATATAACAGAAGATGTGGATATTGACATTGGGTTCACTTATTCAGTTAGCTGGAATGCAACATCAACTTAATATCAGAACAGGATGGATAAATACTCAAAGGCTTCACTATTGCCAGTCCGCCAAAAAGTTCATTGGTTCTTATTCATTAACTCGGTCGTCATCATTGTGCTTTTGATGGGATTACTTACCTTGCTTATTATGCGACGCCTTAAAAATGACCTGAGAAAGTAATACGTTGTTTACAATCTCTCAActgcatttatttattttatttttatcagcTTAATTGTAAGCATATTTCTTGTAGGTGTTCAAAtggtgatgaagaagaagacaagGAAGTTGGTTGGAAATACCTTCATGGTGATGTTTTCAGACACCCATCAAACATGCCACTGTTTTGTGCCATTTTGGGCTTGGGTACCCAGCTGCTCACAATGTAAAGTACTTTATCTTTCTTcatatcttttcatatctatATATTCTATAATAGCACGAGTGTGGACAttctatttcttatttttactCTACGTAAACCTATAGAGGGAGATCATACCCTCTTCTAACTGCCTTGTTGAATAGTTTTAGTCCGCCTCCTCCCCCATATGTGCTTGAACCGCAATTTCATAGATTTATACAAATGTTCAGATTTTGTTGCATAAAGTATATTTGACATACAC encodes:
- the LOC126787178 gene encoding LOW QUALITY PROTEIN: transmembrane 9 superfamily member 5 (The sequence of the model RefSeq protein was modified relative to this genomic sequence to represent the inferred CDS: substituted 1 base at 1 genomic stop codon), with amino-acid sequence MSLCLVLLMILTFSATSSATDHIYNVGDNVSLFVNKIGPLNNPSETYQYYDLPFCHPDPVIQKKESIGEILCGDRLSNSLYQLNFRLNKNEERLCQKKFRVSEVRKFRDAILRDFYFQMYYDDLPLWGFIGKVEVESMSLSEKGTKYYLFTHLQFDALYNGNQVIEIRAFSDPKHVFDITEDVDIDIGFTYSVSWNATSTXYQNRMDKYSKASLLPVRQKVHWFLFINSVVIIVLLMGLLTLLIMRRLKNDLRKCSNGDEEEDKEVGWKYLHGDVFRHPSNMPLFCAILGLGTQLLTMVCILFLLACFGVLYPYNRGALLTSLVFIYTLTSMVAGYSAAAFHNQFSVTGWERSVILTGILYLGPFFVTVSFLNSVAISYGATAALPFGTIVVIILIYAFLAVPLLGLGGLIGYCIRSEFQASCATKNFPREIPSLAWYRRASCQMFVGGLLPFSAIALQLHHLFASMWGYKIYTLPGILFVTFIVLIILTAILTIGLTYIQLSAEDHEWWWRSVLCGGSTAIFMFAYSIYFYIKSNMTGFMQLSFFIYGAVKSE